In the Mesobacillus jeotgali genome, one interval contains:
- a CDS encoding anti-sigma regulatory factor, producing MDIQSCVTIINEWDIVAARQLGRNVAKELGFGTVDQARITTAISELARNIYLYAGKGQICIDKLYDGGKAGLRINAVDSGPGIKEIRQVMEDGFSTSGGLGAGLPGVKRLMDEFDIDSSPGQGTQIRATKWLR from the coding sequence ATGGACATCCAATCCTGCGTTACGATTATAAATGAATGGGACATCGTGGCAGCGCGCCAGCTTGGCCGGAATGTTGCGAAAGAGCTTGGGTTCGGCACAGTTGACCAGGCAAGAATCACTACAGCCATCAGTGAATTGGCCAGGAATATTTACTTGTACGCCGGAAAAGGACAGATTTGCATCGACAAACTATATGACGGCGGAAAAGCGGGATTGCGAATCAATGCAGTAGATAGCGGCCCAGGTATAAAAGAAATACGCCAGGTCATGGAAGATGGTTTTTCAACATCAGGAGGACTTGGAGCCGGCCTTCCCGGGGTAAAGCGTCTTATGGATGAATTCGACATAGACTCAAGCCCAGGTCAAGGAACACAGATCAGAGCAACTAAATGGCTCCGTTAG
- the rsbW gene encoding anti-sigma B factor RsbW has product MNQSFDYIEMKIPAKPEFVGVIRLTLSGIASRMGFSYDEIEDLKIATSEACTNAVQHAYKNNENGEVIIGFGLYEDKLEVMVADNGQSFDFHSARQGLGPYDQNSSVEFLREGGLGLYLIETLMDEVRIHHKEGVTVFMTKYREGEQVERDAETIST; this is encoded by the coding sequence ATGAACCAGTCATTTGACTATATAGAGATGAAAATCCCGGCTAAACCGGAGTTTGTAGGCGTGATTCGTTTGACTCTTTCTGGTATCGCGAGCCGTATGGGTTTTTCATATGATGAAATTGAAGATCTTAAGATCGCTACCAGCGAAGCTTGTACCAACGCTGTGCAGCATGCTTATAAAAATAATGAAAACGGCGAAGTCATCATTGGGTTTGGATTGTATGAAGACAAGCTTGAAGTGATGGTTGCAGATAACGGCCAAAGCTTTGATTTCCATTCAGCGCGTCAGGGGCTCGGTCCTTACGACCAGAATAGTTCCGTTGAATTCCTTCGCGAAGGAGGCTTGGGACTGTATCTGATCGAAACCTTGATGGACGAGGTTCGTATCCATCACAAAGAGGGCGTCACGGTCTTTATGACCAAGTACCGAGAAGGAGAGCAGGTGGAGAGAGATGCAGAGACAATCTCAACCTAA
- a CDS encoding anti-sigma factor antagonist gives MNISIDVKETESKLAVKVSGEIDAYTAPQLREKLFPMSEKEGVKMVVDLSEVNYMDSTGLGVFVGVFKNVRAHNGEFKIVGLSERLQRLFEITGLADIIDINSQIEGGVQ, from the coding sequence ATGAATATTTCGATAGATGTAAAAGAAACAGAATCAAAATTAGCAGTTAAGGTAAGCGGCGAAATTGATGCATATACAGCTCCACAGCTACGTGAAAAGCTTTTTCCTATGTCCGAAAAAGAGGGCGTGAAGATGGTTGTAGACCTTTCAGAGGTCAATTATATGGATAGTACCGGGCTTGGAGTATTTGTAGGAGTATTCAAAAACGTACGCGCACATAACGGCGAGTTCAAAATCGTCGGATTGTCCGAACGTTTACAAAGACTTTTTGAAATCACCGGCTTAGCCGACATTATCGATATAAACAGCCAGATTGAGGGTGGAGTGCAATGA
- a CDS encoding PP2C family protein-serine/threonine phosphatase, with translation MDFREMMESKYRDLLDNYIKEQSEQALYAGQKFSRKSIEHKIAPEEIISLHKSLLLEMYPELPEDIMHSFDILLEVMIGYGIAYREHQSLRHQQEELRSEMEIAANVQQTLLGTNIPSVPGIDIGAISVPAKHMNGDYFHFVQDENDNISVAIADVIGKGIPAALCMSMIKYAMDSLPENRLDPSSILENLNRVVEQNVDPSMFITMFYGMFNPSNNIFYYASAGHEPGFYYDSKKKEFSELTARGLLLGVDKRTKYTQYEKEIHAGDMVILMSDGVTECRTEEGFIEKETLIGYINKYIHLNAQEIVNNIFRELEKLQHFQLRDDFTLIILKRDV, from the coding sequence ATGGATTTCCGAGAAATGATGGAATCAAAGTATCGGGATTTACTTGACAATTATATTAAAGAGCAATCCGAACAAGCATTGTATGCAGGGCAGAAATTCAGCCGGAAGTCAATTGAACACAAAATTGCACCGGAAGAAATCATCAGCCTGCATAAAAGCTTGCTTCTTGAAATGTATCCTGAACTTCCAGAGGATATTATGCACTCTTTTGATATTCTTCTCGAAGTGATGATCGGCTATGGTATTGCTTACCGTGAGCATCAGAGCTTAAGGCACCAGCAGGAAGAATTAAGATCTGAAATGGAGATTGCCGCCAATGTTCAGCAAACCTTGCTAGGCACAAATATCCCTTCCGTTCCCGGAATCGATATTGGCGCAATCAGCGTTCCAGCAAAACATATGAACGGTGACTACTTTCACTTTGTCCAGGATGAAAACGACAATATAAGTGTCGCAATTGCTGATGTAATCGGAAAAGGTATCCCAGCAGCGCTTTGTATGTCCATGATCAAGTATGCGATGGACAGCCTGCCAGAAAACCGGCTCGATCCAAGCAGCATCCTGGAGAATCTGAACAGGGTCGTTGAGCAGAACGTTGACCCAAGTATGTTCATTACGATGTTTTATGGAATGTTCAATCCTTCCAATAATATCTTTTATTATGCTTCGGCAGGGCATGAGCCTGGTTTCTATTACGATTCCAAGAAGAAGGAATTCTCCGAGCTGACAGCAAGGGGCTTGTTGCTTGGTGTGGATAAGCGGACGAAGTATACCCAGTATGAAAAAGAAATTCATGCAGGGGATATGGTGATCCTGATGTCTGATGGAGTGACTGAGTGCAGAACGGAAGAGGGTTTCATCGAGAAGGAAACATTAATCGGATATATAAATAAATATATTCATTTAAATGCTCAGGAAATTGTCAATAATATCTTTAGGGAACTTGAAAAACTTCAGCATTTCCAATTGCGTGATGATTTTACCTTGATCATTTTAAAAAGGGATGTTTAA
- the sigB gene encoding RNA polymerase sigma factor SigB encodes MQRQSQPKQRPKEEINELIKAYQLHEDADAQNELVLHYQNLVETIARKYSKGRSFHEDIFQVGMIGLLGAIRRYDETFGKSFEAFAVPTIIGEIKRFLRDKTWSVHVPRRIKELGPKIKTTVEDLTTQLHRSPRVDEIADALEVSEEEVLEAMEMGKSYQALSVDHSIEADSDGGTVTLLDIVGNIDEGYEKINQRMVLEKVLHVLSEREKLIIQYTYLDNLSQKEAGDKLGISQMHVSRLQRRAIKKLQEAIHAENNNSEYIT; translated from the coding sequence ATGCAGAGACAATCTCAACCTAAGCAGAGGCCAAAAGAAGAGATTAATGAATTAATCAAAGCCTACCAGCTGCATGAGGATGCAGACGCCCAAAATGAGCTGGTCCTTCACTATCAAAACCTTGTCGAAACAATCGCGAGAAAATACTCAAAGGGAAGGTCGTTCCATGAGGATATATTCCAGGTTGGGATGATTGGACTTTTAGGAGCAATCCGCCGTTATGATGAAACATTCGGTAAAAGCTTTGAAGCATTTGCCGTACCAACCATTATTGGTGAAATCAAAAGATTTTTAAGAGATAAAACATGGAGTGTCCATGTACCGCGCAGGATAAAGGAGCTTGGTCCAAAAATCAAGACGACCGTCGAGGATTTGACCACCCAGCTGCACCGCTCTCCGCGAGTGGATGAAATTGCAGATGCACTTGAGGTTTCCGAAGAAGAAGTTTTGGAAGCCATGGAAATGGGCAAAAGCTACCAGGCACTATCTGTTGACCATTCCATTGAAGCCGATTCCGACGGCGGAACAGTCACCCTGTTGGATATCGTCGGAAACATTGATGAAGGCTATGAAAAAATCAACCAGAGAATGGTGCTTGAAAAAGTACTGCATGTGCTGAGCGAGCGCGAAAAGTTAATTATCCAATATACCTACCTTGACAACCTGAGCCAGAAAGAGGCCGGAGACAAGCTTGGTATTTCACAGATGCATGTATCAAGACTTCAAAGAAGAGCCATTAAAAAGCTTCAAGAAGCGATCCATGCTGAAAACAACAATTCGGAGTACATTACATGA
- a CDS encoding PP2C family serine/threonine-protein phosphatase yields the protein MIQQFKDKIELYAYQTIKEGKLECGDSYYYTATDDYFVCVVADGLGSGQYAHEASAAVVSVVEQHHHEDVDTLMRYCNNILVQKRGAAVSIFKVFFESRQFVYSCVGNIRFFLYAPNGKLTYPLPVTGYLSGKPQVFHTQRFVYEQDSKFLIYSDGFDIHGAKSLLKGYRSVGAIAEQIKSEYANSMDDATFIVGSLL from the coding sequence ATGATCCAACAGTTCAAAGACAAAATAGAACTTTATGCTTACCAGACAATCAAAGAAGGTAAATTAGAGTGCGGTGACAGTTACTATTATACAGCCACCGATGATTATTTTGTCTGTGTGGTAGCAGATGGACTGGGGTCAGGACAGTACGCGCATGAAGCATCTGCGGCGGTCGTTTCCGTTGTCGAACAGCACCATCATGAAGATGTTGATACACTCATGCGGTACTGCAACAACATTCTGGTGCAAAAACGCGGAGCGGCTGTCTCGATCTTCAAGGTTTTCTTCGAAAGCCGTCAATTCGTATACAGCTGCGTTGGAAATATCCGTTTCTTCCTCTACGCGCCAAACGGCAAATTAACATACCCTTTGCCAGTCACCGGCTATCTATCAGGGAAGCCGCAAGTATTCCACACACAAAGATTTGTTTACGAGCAGGACTCAAAATTCCTGATCTATTCAGACGGTTTTGATATCCACGGCGCGAAATCACTCTTAAAGGGGTACCGTTCCGTAGGTGCCATTGCCGAACAAATCAAAAGTGAATACGCAAACTCAATGGATGATGCAACTTTTATTGTGGGAAGTCTACTATAG
- a CDS encoding Tex family protein: MDKQDQYVKIIAKEQSLTAKQVQSVISLIGEGNTVPFIARYRKEMTGALDEVQIRDIVERWQYIQNLEQRKEEVIRLIEEQGKLTDELKANIEKSIKLQEVEDLYRPYKQKRRTKATVAKEKGLEPLALWMLDFPVNGSLEEKALEFLSDEKGVESVEDAIAGAKDIIAEIVSDDADSRKWIRNETFKTGAIESAVKNKEQDEKNVYEMYYEYSEPVNKVVPHRILALNRGEKEELLRVSIKPKTDVIMSYLERKWISKNHSVTAASVSEAVEDAYKRLIQPSIEREIRNELTEKAEEQAIHIFSENLRKLLLQPPLKGKVVLGVDPAFRTGCKLAAVDETGKVLTIGVIYPHTSGANNTEARGKFIKILKEYNVEMVAIGNGTASRETEQFVSDILKELDREIYYLIVNEAGASVYSASDLAREEFPNYQVEERSAVSIARRLQDPLAELVKIDPKSVGVGQYQHDVSQKKLSDSLTFVVETAVNQVGVNVNTASSSLLQYVSGLSKTVANNVVKKREEEGKFTSRAQLKKIPRLGAKTYEQAIGFLRVIDGKEPLDRTGIHPESYGEVKQLLDSLGFKTSDLGTPALKEALGKINIDETAGQLGIGKLTLKDIIDALVRPERDPRDELPAPLLKKDVLKLEDLKSGMELQGTVRNVVDFGAFVDIGVKQDGLVHISKLSNRFVKHPLDIVSVGDVVTVWVDSVDQKKGRVALTMLKPE, encoded by the coding sequence ATGGATAAGCAAGACCAATATGTAAAGATCATTGCCAAAGAGCAATCGTTAACAGCCAAACAGGTGCAAAGCGTTATTTCATTGATTGGTGAAGGGAACACGGTTCCGTTCATTGCCCGTTACCGAAAGGAAATGACAGGCGCCCTTGATGAAGTACAAATCCGCGACATCGTTGAAAGATGGCAATACATACAGAACTTAGAGCAGCGAAAAGAAGAAGTCATCAGGCTGATTGAGGAACAGGGAAAGCTGACAGATGAACTTAAGGCGAACATAGAGAAGTCAATCAAGCTTCAGGAAGTAGAAGACCTTTACCGGCCGTATAAGCAAAAAAGAAGGACGAAAGCAACGGTCGCAAAGGAGAAGGGCCTGGAACCGCTTGCCCTATGGATGCTGGATTTCCCGGTAAATGGCAGTCTGGAAGAAAAAGCCCTGGAGTTTTTATCTGACGAAAAAGGTGTTGAATCTGTCGAGGATGCAATTGCAGGCGCAAAGGACATCATCGCTGAAATTGTTTCAGATGATGCAGACAGCCGCAAATGGATTCGGAATGAAACCTTTAAAACAGGCGCAATTGAATCGGCCGTTAAAAACAAAGAGCAGGATGAGAAAAATGTTTACGAGATGTATTATGAATACTCGGAGCCAGTCAATAAAGTGGTTCCTCACCGCATACTCGCGCTGAACCGCGGTGAAAAAGAAGAGCTCTTAAGAGTCTCAATCAAGCCAAAAACAGATGTGATTATGAGCTACCTTGAGCGCAAATGGATATCCAAAAATCATTCTGTTACAGCTGCATCGGTATCGGAAGCGGTCGAGGATGCTTACAAGCGTCTGATACAGCCTTCAATTGAACGTGAAATCAGGAATGAGCTGACAGAAAAAGCTGAAGAGCAGGCAATTCATATTTTTTCCGAAAACCTTCGTAAACTCCTTCTTCAACCGCCGTTAAAAGGAAAGGTTGTACTTGGGGTAGACCCGGCGTTCCGTACAGGATGCAAGTTAGCTGCTGTAGATGAAACAGGGAAAGTTTTAACGATCGGTGTGATATATCCGCATACTTCAGGTGCCAACAATACTGAAGCCCGCGGTAAGTTCATCAAAATCCTAAAAGAATATAATGTAGAAATGGTCGCAATTGGTAACGGTACAGCTTCAAGGGAAACGGAACAATTCGTATCGGATATCCTGAAGGAATTAGATAGAGAGATTTACTATCTCATCGTCAACGAAGCAGGTGCCAGTGTTTATTCTGCCTCTGACCTTGCACGGGAAGAGTTCCCGAACTATCAGGTTGAGGAAAGAAGCGCAGTTTCGATTGCTCGAAGATTGCAGGATCCTCTGGCAGAACTCGTTAAAATCGATCCTAAATCTGTTGGGGTAGGTCAATACCAGCATGATGTAAGCCAGAAAAAACTTTCCGATTCCCTGACGTTTGTTGTAGAAACAGCTGTTAACCAGGTAGGCGTAAATGTAAACACAGCTTCCTCTTCACTGTTGCAATATGTATCCGGCCTATCCAAGACTGTTGCTAATAACGTTGTTAAGAAGCGAGAAGAAGAAGGGAAGTTCACGAGCCGTGCACAGCTGAAGAAAATTCCGCGCCTAGGTGCTAAAACATATGAACAGGCAATCGGCTTCCTTCGGGTCATCGATGGGAAGGAACCACTAGACCGCACCGGTATCCACCCTGAAAGCTACGGTGAGGTTAAGCAGCTGCTGGACAGTCTTGGCTTTAAAACATCAGATTTAGGGACACCTGCCCTGAAAGAAGCTCTTGGAAAAATAAATATTGACGAGACAGCCGGTCAGCTGGGGATAGGAAAACTGACACTCAAAGACATTATCGATGCTCTCGTCCGGCCAGAAAGAGATCCTCGAGATGAATTGCCGGCGCCGCTGCTTAAGAAAGATGTCTTAAAGCTGGAGGATCTAAAATCAGGCATGGAGCTGCAGGGGACTGTACGAAATGTTGTTGATTTTGGAGCCTTTGTCGATATTGGAGTAAAACAGGATGGTCTGGTCCATATTTCGAAACTAAGCAATCGCTTTGTAAAACACCCATTGGACATTGTCTCTGTAGGAGATGTGGTAACAGTATGGGTTGACAGTGTAGACCAGAAAAA
- a CDS encoding STAS domain-containing protein → MRIPILKLDDCLLVSIQWELDDQTALQFQEDLLHKIHETSANGVVIDLTSIDFIDSFIAKVLGDVINMSKLMGAIVVITGIQPAVAITLIELGIGLDDVLTALDLEKGLEKLQQELGE, encoded by the coding sequence GTGAGAATACCTATCCTAAAACTGGATGATTGTCTATTGGTCTCAATTCAATGGGAGCTGGATGACCAGACGGCTCTTCAATTTCAAGAGGACTTGCTCCACAAGATTCATGAGACAAGCGCCAATGGTGTTGTCATTGATTTAACTTCAATCGATTTCATCGACTCTTTTATCGCCAAGGTACTTGGAGATGTCATCAATATGTCCAAGCTTATGGGTGCGATTGTAGTTATAACCGGAATCCAGCCTGCTGTTGCGATAACGCTAATTGAATTAGGAATCGGCCTTGATGATGTCCTAACTGCATTAGATTTAGAAAAAGGTTTGGAGAAATTACAACAGGAATTGGGGGAATAG